A window of Thunnus thynnus chromosome 17, fThuThy2.1, whole genome shotgun sequence contains these coding sequences:
- the bri3 gene encoding brain protein I3, whose product MVDSKPLLQDRPPAYNTVPGAYEYGPQQHSYGAIPPPAPPPYPYPDGPGYPSAQMAPAVSQQPYGGTYTIIQPSVVVVGGCPACRVGVLEDDFTCLGILCAIFFFPLGILFCFALRQRRCPNCGATFG is encoded by the exons ATGGTGGACAGCAAACCTCTTCTTCAGGACAGACCACCCGCCTACAACACCGTCCCCGGGGCGTATGAATACGGCCCGCAGCAGCACAGCTATGGGGCCATCCCCCCTCCGGCCCCGCCGCCCTACCCCTACCCCGATGGCCCAG GGTACCCCTCAGCCCAAATGGCCCCAGCTGTATCCCAGCAGCCCTACGGTGGAACTTACACCATCATCCAACCGTCTGTAGTGGTGGTGGGAGGCTGCCCTGCCTGCAG agttGGTGTCCTGGAGGATGACTTCACTTGTCTGGGGATCTTGTGTGCCATCTTCTTTTTCCCGCTTGGTATCCTCTTCTGCTTCGCACTGCGTCAGAGAAGATGTCCCAACTGTGGCGCCACCTTCGGctag
- the tecpr1b gene encoding tectonin beta-propeller repeat-containing protein 1, translating into MPITLLWAVDVYGRVYSVSTACQRWERTDDMLLELKRVTAGKGRCWGIGCDHHVYLNMMPHETPIRYREETYENQRWNPVDGFTDTLLPTDRWPWSDVTGMNPQPLHSFELPSRSWEWEGDWYVDQSCGGEPSQTGGWEYAVDFPANFSPDKKWNSCVRRRRWIRYRRYIAQGSWAKIPLDNPRKPPLPLCDISCGGWEMSDQSGRYPYLWGVSQQGQVWFREGIQPRVPEGSSWEEVEVPKEVAQISVGPRDLLWALLWDGNLLVRTGLSLDSPTGTSWEEVESPGKGVEALHVAVGVSVVWVVTKDYKVWFRRGVNSHNPCGSGWISIGGEMMMVDVGLNDQVWAVGEDRGLYFRMGVTPSEPSGNGWIPVSAQWGNSKELIPPRDDCEFSGQLTEASQGSVLSCTDSDSEVGPTDPQNSTNDTPILEAADPAVVPLGGADTPTLPLETEDTPLTAQQDAPKPFIPASDSFINSLVSDREKISTPQPSIAEIPQEEVEEPSLAPILPTPEATGHSVPWSNVDLEGTEAARSARAAGLSSGDGSTGATYALGLETSQGVGEEDGPVWTWISGGGCDVEANSQISWLSPTGPLTSSLSLTPVQSAAWSEQQQQEHREEINKKPLERSNSVWVRKGALRWWRDWKPQRWVDVGVALEQSTKSDGRKDSIFFVYYTQYDEKKYLHVFINEVTALVPVLRDCHYAFAVYTAQRTKERWPLVLAAQTEKDMNDWLSLLSDCCCECRGITGPPSRQALWSTTSKGDIMVHEPSFSLEAAAHTLACDLMFWRQVPGHLCCVESNSLGLVWGIGWDGTAWVYSGHYGQPPTPGDAVQLHQQIDVRSVHVYENQRWNPMTGYSDKGLPTDRPMWSDESGLKECTKGNTHPPSPQWSWVSEWAVDYNVPGGTDKEGWQYAADFPVTFHGHKTMKDFVRRRRWTRKCKITLRGLWQQVPPIPLSDISLMPCLAQSKMEQVPVWALSDKGDVLCRLGVSPQNPAGSSWLHVGTDQPFKSISIGGANQVWAIAKDGAVFYRGSVSQQNPAGECWYHIPSPSKQTLRQLSVGRTSVFAVDENSNLWYRQGLTPSYPQGSAWELISNNVTKVSVGPLDQVWIIADGVPGFPAETPGAVCHRLGLGPMQPKGQSWDYGIGGGWEHISVRGNSAEAPRAPHPPPAGSSRSPLPPRPPKQANGNAVGV; encoded by the exons ATGCCCATCACGCTGCTGTGGGCCGTGGATGTGTACGGCAGGGTGTACAGTGTTTCCACAGCCTGCCAGCGATGGGAGCGCACCGACGACATGCTTCTAGAGCTCAAGCGCGTCACTGCGGGGAAGGGGCGCTGCTGGGGCATCGGCTGTGACCACCATGTATACCTCAACATGATGCCCCACGAGACCCCTATCCGCTACAGGGAAGAGACCTATGAAAACCAG AGATGGAATCCAGTGGATGGCTTTACTGACACGCTGCTGCCCACCGACCGCTGGCCGTGGAGCGACGTGACCGGGATGAATCCCCAACCGCTCCACAGCTTCGAGCTGCCCTCCCGCAGCTGGGAGTGGGAAGGAGACTGGTATGTGGATCAGAGCTGTGGAGGAGAACCCAGCCAGACTGGG GGCTGGGAATATGCAGTCGACTTCCCGGCTAACTTCTCCCCAGATAAGAAGTGGAACTCTTGTGTTCGTCGTAGGCGTTGGATCCGCTACAGAAGATACATAGCACAAGGCTCCTGGGCAAAG ATCCCCTTGGACAATCCCAGGAAACCCCCGCTGCCGCTCTGTGACATCAGCTGTGGTGGCTGGGAGATGAGTGACCAGTCTGGAAGGTACCCCTACCTCTGGGGTGTGTCCCAGCAAGGACAG GTGTGGTTCAGGGAGGGCATCCAACCTCGGGTCCCAGAGGGCTCCAGCTGGGAGGAGGTAGAAGTGCCCAAGGAGGTGGCTCAGATATCGGTTGGTCCCAGAGACCTGCTGTGGGCTTTACTCTGGGATGGGAACCTGCTGGTCCGTACTGGTCTCAGCCTGGACAGCCCAACTG GCACATCATGGGAAGAGGTGGAATCACCAGGAAAGGGGGTTGAAGCACTTCATGTGGCTGTTGGAGTCAGTGTGGTCTGGGTGGTCACTAAAGACTACAAG GTGTGGTTCAGGCGCGGCGTGAATTCCCACAACCCCTGTGGCTCAGGATGGATCAGCATCGGAGGggagatgatgatggtggatgTAGGACTCAATGACCAG GTTTGGGCAGTCGGCGAGGACCGCGGCCTGTATTTCAGAATGGGTGTGACCCCATCTGAACCAAGCGGGAACGGCTGGATACCTGTTTCTGCCCAGTGGGGCAATAGCAAAGAGCTTATCCCGCCCAG GGATGACTGTGAGTTTAGTGGACAGCTGACAGAGGCCTCTCAAGGCTCAGTTTTGAGCTGCACTGACTCGGACTCGGAGGTAGGCCCCACTGACCCGCAAAACAGCACTAATGACACCCCAATCCTGGAAGCAGCAGACCCCGCTGTAGTCCCCTTAGGGGGAGCTGACACACCTACACTTCCCCTGGAGACAGAAGACACTCCCTTAACCGCCCAACAGGATGCCCCCAAGCCCTTCATCCCCGCCAGCGACAGTTTCATTAACAGCCTGGTCTCGGACCGCGAAAAAATTTCCACGCCCCAACCGTCCATCGCAGAGATACCTCAGGAAGAGGTTGAGGAGCCCTCACTAGCCCCAATACTCCCAACCCCTGAAGCCACGGGACACAGCGTCCCCTGGAGTAACGTGGATCTGGAGGGGACAGAGGCAGCTCGAAGTGCACGGGCGGCGGGGCTCTCATCGGGCGATGGCAGCACTGGTGCCACCTATGCCTTGGGTCTGGAGACCTCTCAGGGTGTTGGGGAAGAGGATGGGCCAGTTTGGACCTGGATCTCCGGTGGAGGCTGCGATGTAGAAGCGAACTCACAGATCAGCTGGCTCAGTCCTACAG gtcCTCTCACCAGTTCTTTGTCACTGACGCCCGTCCAATCAGCAGCCTGGagcgagcagcagcagcaggaacacAGAGAGGAGATCAACAAGAAACCGCTGGAAAGGAGCAAT TCGGTGTGGGTGCGTAAAGGTGCGCTGCGCTGGTGGAGAGACTGGAAGCCTCAGCGGTGGGTGGATGTGGGCGTCGCTCTGGAGCAGTCCACCAAGTCTGACGGCAGGAAGgacagtattttctttgtctacTACACACAATATGATGAGAAAAAG TACCTTCATGTGTTTATAAATGAAGTGACGGCGCTGGTTCCAGTGCTCAGGGACTGCCACTATGCCTTTGCTGTGTACACAGCTCAAAGGACCAAAGAGAGGTGGCCTCTGGTCCTGGCGGCACAAACTGAAAAGGACATGAATGACTGG TTGAGCCTGTTGTCTGACTGTTGCTGTGAGTGTCGAGGGATCACAGGCCCCCCATCCAGACAGGCCCTGTGGTCCACAACCTCAAAAGGAGACATTATGGTCCATGAGCCGTCCTTCTCCCTGGAGGCCGCTGCACACACACTGGCCTGTGACCTCAT GTTCTGGCGGCAGGTCCCGGGTCACCTGTGTTGTGTAGAGTCTAACAGTCTGGGACTGGTGTGGGGCATCGGGTGGGATGGCACCGCCTGGGTCTACAGTGGGCACTATGGGCAACCGCCCACCCCGG gAGATGCAGTTCAGTTGCACCAGCAGATCGACGTCAGGAGTGTACATGTGTATGAGAATCAAAGATGGAACCCTATGACCGGATATTCTGACAA AGGACTTCCTACCGACCGCCCTATGTGGAGTGATGAGAGCGGATTGAAAGAGTGCACTAAAGGCAACACACACCCACCCTCCCCTCAGTGGTCGTGG GTGTCAGAGTGGGCTGTGGACTACAATGTCCCAGGAGGGACAGACAAAGAAGGCTGGCAGTACGCTGCAGACTTCCCTGT GACATTTCATGGCCACAAAACCATGAAAGATTTTGTTCGTCGCAGAAGATGGACACG GAAGTGTAAGATCACATTGAGAGGTCTGTGGCAGCAGGTCCCACCCATCCCTCTGAGTGACATCTCATTAATGCCATGCCTGGCCCAGAGCAAGATGGAGCAGGTCCCCGTCTGGGCCCTCAGTGATAAGGGAGATGTCCTGTGTCGGCTGGGAGTCAGCCCCCAAAACCCTGCG GGCAGCTCCTGGCTACATGTAGGCACAGACCAGCCCTTTAAGTCCATCTCCATCGGTGGAGCAAATCAGGTGTGGGCCATCGCCAAGGATGGAGCTGTGTTCTACAGAGGATCTGTGTCCCAGCAAAATCCTGCAG GGGAATGCTGGTACCACATCCCTTCACCTTCAAAGCAGACCCTTAGGCAGCTGTCTGTGGGTCGGACCTCTGTCTTTGCTGTGGATGAAAACA GTAACCTGTGGTACAGACAGGGTCTCACCCCGAGCTACCCTCAGGGCTCCGCCTGGGAACTTATCTCTAACAACGTCACCAAGGTTTCTGTGGGACCACTGGACCAG GTGTGGATCATAGCAGACGGGGTTCCAGGCTTCCCTGCTGAGACTCCTGGAGCTGTCTGCCACAGGCTGGGGTTGGGACCCATGCAACCCAAGGGCCAGTCCTGGGACTATGGTATAGGG GGAGGATGGGAGCACATCAGTGTGAGGGGGAACTCAGCAGAGGCTCCTCGCGCCCCTCACCCTCCGCCTGCTGGCTCCTCGCGCAGCCCACTCCCCCCGCGGCCTCCGAAGCAAGCAAACGGAAACGCTGTGGGTGTGTAG